The stretch of DNA GAACACCGCGTCGGGCAGGTCGGCCGGCAGCTCCACGATCGTGTGCTCGAGCCCGATCGTGATCTTGCCGAAGTCCGAGCGCTTCAGGCCGCCCTCGTTCGCGAGCGCGCCGACGACCATCGCGGGCCGGATCTTGTGGCGCTTGCCGACCGCCAGACGGTAGGAGGCCATGCCGTCGGAGGTGGGACGCGGGGCGCGCTCACTGCGCTCGCGCGGGGCCCGCTTCTCCTGCGGCGGGTCGGGACGCAGGAAGAACTCCTTGTCGTCCTGGCCCATCACCGCGAGCGCGGCCGCGATGTCGGTCATGTCGACGTCGTGCTCCTGCGCGTACTGCTCGACGAGGCCGCGGTAGACGCTGAACTGCGGATCGCCCATGGCGTTCGTGATCGAGCTGGCGAACCGGTCGGCGCGGCGGGCATTGACCTCGTCGGGCGTCGGCACCGGCATCTGCTCCACCGGACGGCCCGAGACGCGCTCGAGGGACTCCAGCATCCGGCGCTCGCGCGGGGTGACGAACACGATGGCGTCGCCCGAGCGGCCGGCGCGGCCCGTGCGGCCGATGCGGTGCACGTAGGCCTCGGGGTCGTGCGGGATGTCGTAGTTGACGACGTGCGTGATGCGGTCGACGTCGAGGCCGCGGGCGGCCACGTCGGTGGCCACCACGATGTCGATCGCGCCGCTCTTGAGCTGGCCGACGGTGCGCTCGCGCTGCGCCTGGGCGAGGTCGCCGTTCAGCGCTGCCACGGTGTAGCCGCGGCTGCGGAGCTTCTCGGCGAGCTCCTCGGTGGCCGACTTCGTGCGCACGAAGATCAGCATCGCGTCGCCCTGCTCGACCTCGAGCACCCGCGTCAGCGCATCGAGCTTGTTGTGGTGCGAGACCGGCATCCACCGCTGGCGCACGCTCGTGGTGCTGCGCTTGGCCTCGGGCGTCGAGATGTCCTGCGGGTCGTGCAGGTAGCGCTTCGCGAGCCGGCGGATGCCCGGGGGCATCGTCGCGGAGAACAGCGCGACCTGCTTGTACTCGGGGGTGTCGGCCAGGATGCGCTCGACGTCCTCGGCGAAGCCCATGTTGAGCATCTCGTCGGCCTCGTCGAGGACGAGCATCTCCAGGTGCGACAGGTCGAGCGAGCCCCGGTCGAGGTGGTCGATCACGCGACCGGGCGTGCCGACGACGACCTGCGCGCCGCGCTTGAGGCCCTGCAGCTGGGCGCCGTAGCTCTGGCCGCCGTAGACCGGCAGCACCTTCAGGCCCGTGCCGGCGGAGTAGCTCTGGATCGCCTCGCTCACCTGCAGCGCGAGCTCGCGGGTGGGCGCCAGGACGAGCGCCTGCGTGCGCGGCGAGCCGGGGTCGAGGCGCTGGACCATGGGCAGCGCGAACGCGGCGGTCTTGCCGGTGCCGGTCTGGGCCAGGCCCACGACGTCGCCGCCCTTGAGCAGCGCGGGGATCGCCTGCGCCTGGATCGGGCTGGGCGTCTCGTAGCCGAGCCCGCGCACCACGGCGACGAGCGAGTCGTCCAGACCGAGGTCGTCGAAAGAGGTCTCTTCGGTCATCACAGGTTCAATCCGGCCCGCACGTGCAGGCCTGCGTCGGGGTCGACGATCGGTTCCTGCGCGGCGGCGACGCCGTCGGCGAGGAGCGTGGCGTCGACCGGGGTGTTCCGCTTGATCAGCGCGAGCGCGATGGGCCCGAGCTCGTGGTGGCGTGCGGCGCTACCGACCTGCCCGACGACCTTGTCGCCGAGGAGGACGTCGGCACCGTGCGCCGGGAGGTGGTCGACGGAGCCGTCGACGTGGAGCAGGGTCAGCCGGCGGGGCGGGCGACCGAGGTTGTAGACGCGGGCCACCGTCTCCTGGCCCCGGTAGCAGCCCTTGTCGAGGTGGACGGCCGAGCCGAGCAGCCCGACCTCGTTGGGGATCGTGCGCTCGTCGGTGTCGAGGCCGAAGCGGGGCCGTCCCGCCTCGATCCGCAGCGCCTCCCAGGCCAGCACGCCCACGGGCGTGCCCGGCACGGAGGTCAGGTCGTCGGTGAGCTCGGTGACGAGGCCGTCGGCGTACCGGCCGACGACGAAGCGGTCGTCGACCGCCGCGACCTCGACGCGCGACATGAAGCGCATCCGGTCGAGGAACTGCACCAGCGCCGCGCCCGCACCGGGCTCGGTGTGGGCCCAGAAGGTCTCGCCGTCGTCGACACCGCTGAAGTCGTGCTCGATGCGGCCCTGGGGCGAGAGCAGCAGGACGTCGGTCCAGCGACCGGCGGCCAGGCCCTCGAGGTACTGCGTGGTGAGCGAGTGCAGCCAGGTCAGCCGGTCGGGACCGGTGATCCGCAGGACGTCGCGGTTGGAGAGGTCGACGAAGCCCTCGCCCGACAGCAGCGAGCGCTGCTCGGCGGCGAAGGTGGAGCCGTAGTGCGCCGCGACGCCCGCGTCGAGACCCTTGGAGTCGACGGCGCCCTGGCGGTCCAGCAGCGGGCTACGCACGCTCGAGCTTTCCCCAGAGGTGCGACTGCATGGGCTGCCCCTCGGCGGCCATGTCGTGGGCGTACATCAGCGCGCCCTCGACGAGTCCGTACATCCGCTGTCCCGCGGTGTACTCCTTGGCGGTCACGGTGCGGGCCACGACGTCGGTGGCCAGGGTGATCCGGGCACCGTCCACCTCGCCGTACCAGATCTCGGCGTACCCGGTCGGGTGCGCCAGGACCAGCTCGACCCTGCCCTCCTCCGAGGGACGCAGGAAGCCGGTCTCGAGGGCACCGGGGCGCACGCGCTCCCCCGCCTCGTCGGTGATCCAGGTGCGGCTGAAGTAGTGCAGGAACGGCCGGCCGTCATGGGCGAAGGCCACCTCCTGCTCGTAGCCGAACGCCTCGATGGTGGGGTAGTCGCCGCGGCCGTTGCCGTGCCAGGTCCCGAGGAGCCACGCCACGGGCATCAGCTCGGGGTGCAGGTCGGTGGGAATCTGGAAGGCCATGGGTTCCATGCTATCGGCCGCCGGAGAAGGCGCCGCTACGCTCCTGCCATGCGTGCGGTGGTGCAGCGGGTGAGCCGGGCCGAAGTCCGTGTCGACGGCGAGGCCGTGGGCCGTCTCGACGGGCCGGGGCTCGTGGTGCTGCTGGGCGTCACCCACGAGGACACCGCCGAGGACGCACGGCAGCTGGCCGCCAAGATCGCCCGGCTCCGCATCATGGCCGGAGAGCGGTCGGTCGACGAGATCGGCGGCGGCGTCCTGGCGATCAGCCAGTTCACGCTGTACGCCGACACCCGCAAGGGACGCCGGCCCTCGTGGGGCGCAGCGGCTCCGGGCCCCGTGGCCGAGCCGCTCTACGACGCGTTCTGTGCCGCCGTCGAGAGCGCCGGCGTGCCCGTGGAGCGCGGCGTCTTCGGCGCCGACATGGCGGTCGAGCTGGTCAATGACGGCCCCGTGACGATCGTGTTGGATTCCTGAAAACTCCTCTCAGCAACGGCCGTCATACTGGAAAGGTTGTGACAACCATGAGGAGTGAGCGGTGACAGACGCACCCGAAGCGGTCCGGCGACCCGGATCGCGCGCGTCGAACCGTCGTTCCTTCCGCCAGCGCCACCCCGCCGTCGTCTGGGCGGCCGTGCTGATCGTGCTGCTGCCGCTCGTGGGAGGTTCGGCCTACGCCTGGAACCTCAAGCGCAAGCTCGACGACGTCGACAAGGTCAAGGTCATCGAGGAGCAGCCCGACCCCGACGAGGGCCGCGCACTCAACATCCTGCTGCTGGGCTCCGACAAGGGCGAGCCCCAGGAGGGCCAGCCGAAGAAGACCACCATCGCCGAGGACGCCGCCTCGGGCGACTGGCCCACCGGCAAGTACCGCAGCGACACGCTCATGGTGGTGCACATCCCGGCGGACCGGAAGAAGGTCTACCTCGTCTCGCTGCCCCGCGACTCGTTCGTCCCGATCTACGACGAGAAGGGCGAGACCGACCACTCCGAGAAGATCAACGCCGCGTTCAGCGCCGGCGGCCCGCGCGCGGCGATCAACACCGTGGAGAACCTCACCGGCCTGAAGATGGACCACCTGACGATCATCGACTGGGAGGGATTCAAGGACCTGTCGTCCGCCGTCGGCGGCGTCGAGGTGACGATCCCGGAGTCGTTCTACGACCCCCAGCAGAAGATCCAGTGGGACGCAGGCACGCAGACCCTGGAGGGCAAGAAGGCGCTCGACTACGTCCGCACGCGGTACGGGCTCGCCGGTGGCGACTTCGACCGGATCAAGCGCCAGCAGAACTTCATGCGCTCCCTCATGGGCAAGATGCTCAGCTCGGGCGTCACCACGAATCCGACGAAGCTCACCAAGACGGTCTCGGCGCTGACCAAGAACCTCACGGTCGACGAGGGCTGGTCGGGCACGGCGATGGCCAAGCTCGCGCTGTCGCTGCGCGGCATCCGCACCGACGACGTCACGTTCATGACGGCCCCGGTGCAGGGCACCCAGACCGACCCCACCTACGGGAGCGTCGTGGTGCTCCAGCCGGACAAGATGGAGGAGCTGTTCACCGCGCTGAGCAAGGACCGCATGGCGGAGTACCTGCAGAAGTACCCCGACGACGTCCTGCCCGACGCCGAAGAGGTCTCCTGACCTAGGCGCTCCGGCGGTTCCACTCGATCGCCGGGCACGTGTCCATCACCATGGCCAGACCGGCGTCGATCGTGCGCTCGAAGGCGGCCTCGTCGATGACCCCCAGCTGGAACCAGACCGCCTGCGCGCCGATCTCCACGGCCTGGTCGGCGAACGGCCCGGCCTCCTCGGAGCGGCGGAAGACGTCGACGACGTCGATCGGGAACGGCACGTCGGCCAGCGTCGCGTAGCCCTGCTCCCCCAGCACCACCGGCGCGTCGGGGTGGATGGGCACGATGCGCTTGCCGCGCCGCTGGAGCAGCTGCGCGATCGAGTAGGCGGTGCGCGAGGTGTTGTTCGACAACCCCACGACGGCCCACGTGTCGAGGTCGTCGAGCATGAGGGAAACGGCGGCGGGATCCTGCCAGTCGGTCATGCTCCGACCGTAACCTCGACCGCCCGTGCGCGCCGGTCGGGAGGGCCCCCGCCCCGTCCGTATCCTGAACGCGTGACGACCGTCCTGACCTACGGAACCTTCGACCTCTTCCACATCGGCCACCTGCGCCTGCTGGAGCGCCTGTCCTCGATGGGCGACCGGCTCGTCGTCGGGGTCTCCACCGACGACTTCAACGC from Aeromicrobium phoceense encodes:
- a CDS encoding DEAD/DEAH box helicase, encoding MTEETSFDDLGLDDSLVAVVRGLGYETPSPIQAQAIPALLKGGDVVGLAQTGTGKTAAFALPMVQRLDPGSPRTQALVLAPTRELALQVSEAIQSYSAGTGLKVLPVYGGQSYGAQLQGLKRGAQVVVGTPGRVIDHLDRGSLDLSHLEMLVLDEADEMLNMGFAEDVERILADTPEYKQVALFSATMPPGIRRLAKRYLHDPQDISTPEAKRSTTSVRQRWMPVSHHNKLDALTRVLEVEQGDAMLIFVRTKSATEELAEKLRSRGYTVAALNGDLAQAQRERTVGQLKSGAIDIVVATDVAARGLDVDRITHVVNYDIPHDPEAYVHRIGRTGRAGRSGDAIVFVTPRERRMLESLERVSGRPVEQMPVPTPDEVNARRADRFASSITNAMGDPQFSVYRGLVEQYAQEHDVDMTDIAAALAVMGQDDKEFFLRPDPPQEKRAPRERSERAPRPTSDGMASYRLAVGKRHKIRPAMVVGALANEGGLKRSDFGKITIGLEHTIVELPADLPDAVFDQLAGTRISGRKIDIQPDAGRPGGDRKRPPSKPYAKGAGKPYSKPDAKDKKPRHKKG
- a CDS encoding folate-binding protein YgfZ — encoded protein: MRSPLLDRQGAVDSKGLDAGVAAHYGSTFAAEQRSLLSGEGFVDLSNRDVLRITGPDRLTWLHSLTTQYLEGLAAGRWTDVLLLSPQGRIEHDFSGVDDGETFWAHTEPGAGAALVQFLDRMRFMSRVEVAAVDDRFVVGRYADGLVTELTDDLTSVPGTPVGVLAWEALRIEAGRPRFGLDTDERTIPNEVGLLGSAVHLDKGCYRGQETVARVYNLGRPPRRLTLLHVDGSVDHLPAHGADVLLGDKVVGQVGSAARHHELGPIALALIKRNTPVDATLLADGVAAAQEPIVDPDAGLHVRAGLNL
- a CDS encoding FABP family protein gives rise to the protein MAFQIPTDLHPELMPVAWLLGTWHGNGRGDYPTIEAFGYEQEVAFAHDGRPFLHYFSRTWITDEAGERVRPGALETGFLRPSEEGRVELVLAHPTGYAEIWYGEVDGARITLATDVVARTVTAKEYTAGQRMYGLVEGALMYAHDMAAEGQPMQSHLWGKLERA
- the dtd gene encoding D-aminoacyl-tRNA deacylase, which encodes MRAVVQRVSRAEVRVDGEAVGRLDGPGLVVLLGVTHEDTAEDARQLAAKIARLRIMAGERSVDEIGGGVLAISQFTLYADTRKGRRPSWGAAAPGPVAEPLYDAFCAAVESAGVPVERGVFGADMAVELVNDGPVTIVLDS
- a CDS encoding LCP family protein; amino-acid sequence: MTDAPEAVRRPGSRASNRRSFRQRHPAVVWAAVLIVLLPLVGGSAYAWNLKRKLDDVDKVKVIEEQPDPDEGRALNILLLGSDKGEPQEGQPKKTTIAEDAASGDWPTGKYRSDTLMVVHIPADRKKVYLVSLPRDSFVPIYDEKGETDHSEKINAAFSAGGPRAAINTVENLTGLKMDHLTIIDWEGFKDLSSAVGGVEVTIPESFYDPQQKIQWDAGTQTLEGKKALDYVRTRYGLAGGDFDRIKRQQNFMRSLMGKMLSSGVTTNPTKLTKTVSALTKNLTVDEGWSGTAMAKLALSLRGIRTDDVTFMTAPVQGTQTDPTYGSVVVLQPDKMEELFTALSKDRMAEYLQKYPDDVLPDAEEVS
- a CDS encoding CoA-binding protein, whose amino-acid sequence is MTDWQDPAAVSLMLDDLDTWAVVGLSNNTSRTAYSIAQLLQRRGKRIVPIHPDAPVVLGEQGYATLADVPFPIDVVDVFRRSEEAGPFADQAVEIGAQAVWFQLGVIDEAAFERTIDAGLAMVMDTCPAIEWNRRSA